A DNA window from Malus domestica chromosome 12, GDT2T_hap1 contains the following coding sequences:
- the LOC103430433 gene encoding RING-H2 finger protein ATL33-like — MDSPPTVTVLNKPPPPFPAPPRSVDFSALEFILGLIAVITIPALVYAFFFAIKCPSNPFRRRPRRTSATVPSPTQHEPNTENKNDVISELKYQKETHFKEIGTECPVCLSLFADGEEVRQLCVCKHSFHALCINMWLKEHSNCPICRASVAVDRSSSNNRTAGAAARGSDDLQQGLRDASAMV; from the coding sequence atGGACAGCCCACCTACCGTTACCGTTCTGAACAAACCACCGCCACCTTTCCCAGCACCGCCGCGAAGCGTCGACTTCTCTGCCCTCGAATTCATCCTTGGCCTCATCGCCGTCATCACCATCCCCGCTCTCGTCTACGCCTTCTTCTTCGCCATCAAGTGCCCTTCCAACCCTTTCCGCCGGCGACCCCGCCGGACCTCCGCCACCGTCCCCAGCCCCACCCAACACGAACCCAACACCGAAAACAAAAACGACGTCATTTCGGAGCTCAAGTACCAGAAGGAAACTCACTTTAAGGAAATCGGAACTGAGTGCCCTGTTTGCTTGTCTCTGTTTGCTGACGGCGAAGAGGTCCGGCAGCTCTGCGTCTGCAAACACTCTTTCCACGCTCTGTGCATAAACATGTGGCTTAAGGAACACTCCAACTGCCCCATTTGTCGAGCTTCGGTCGCCGTTGATCGGAGTAGTAGTAATAATCGGACGGCGGGTGCTGCAGCTAGAGGTAGTGATGATCTGCAACAAGGTTTGCGTGATGCTTCCGCCATGGTTTGA